From a single Brassica oleracea var. oleracea cultivar TO1000 chromosome C5, BOL, whole genome shotgun sequence genomic region:
- the LOC106294577 gene encoding soluble inorganic pyrophosphatase 1 isoform X1 has product MLFEVCSSGFCSKSQTHPSGLLRSKLRSLMTEETKENQRPAPRLNERILSSLSRRSVAAHPWHDLEIGPGAPQIFNVVVEITKGSKVKYELDKKTGLIKVDRILYSSVVYPHNYGFVPRTLCEDNDPIDVLVIMQEPVLPGCFLRARAIGLMPMIDQGEKDDKIIAVCVDDPEYKHYTDIKELPPHRLSEIRRFFEDYKKNENKEVAVNDFLPSEKAIEAIQYSMDLYAEYILHTLRR; this is encoded by the exons GCTCCAAATCTCAAACTCATCCATCGGGTTTATTGAGAAGCAAACTCAGATCTTTA ATGACTGAGGAAACGAAGGAGAACCAGCGACCTGCTCCTCGTCTTAATGAGAGGATCCTCTCTTCCTTGTCTAGACGCTCCGTAGCTGCTCATCCCTGGCACGATCTTGAGATTG GCCCTGGAGCTCCACAGATTTTCAACGTG GTGGTTGAGATCACAAAGGGAAGCAAGGTCAAATATGAACTTGACAAAAAGACTGGACTCATCAAGGTGGATCGTATTCTCTACTCATCAGTTGTTTACCCTCACAACTATGGTTTCGTCCCTCGCACACTTTGTGAAGACAATGACCCTATTGATGTATTAGTCATCATGCAG GAACCGGTGCTTCCAGGTTGTTTCCTGCGTGCCCGAGCTATTGGATTAATGCCTATGATTGATCAG GGTGAGAAAGATGACAAGATCATTGCAGTTTGTGTTGATGACCCTGAGTACAAGCATTACACTGACATCAAAGAACTTCCTCCTCACCGTCTCTCTGAGATCCGTCGTTTCTTTGAAGACT ACAAGAAGAATGAGAACAAGGAAGTTGCAGTTAATGATTTCCTGCCATCTGAGAAAGCTATTGAAGCTATCCAGTACTCAAT GGACCTTTATGCTGAATACATTCTCCATACCCTGAGACGTTGA
- the LOC106294577 gene encoding soluble inorganic pyrophosphatase 1 isoform X2 yields MTEETKENQRPAPRLNERILSSLSRRSVAAHPWHDLEIGPGAPQIFNVVVEITKGSKVKYELDKKTGLIKVDRILYSSVVYPHNYGFVPRTLCEDNDPIDVLVIMQEPVLPGCFLRARAIGLMPMIDQGEKDDKIIAVCVDDPEYKHYTDIKELPPHRLSEIRRFFEDYKKNENKEVAVNDFLPSEKAIEAIQYSMDLYAEYILHTLRR; encoded by the exons ATGACTGAGGAAACGAAGGAGAACCAGCGACCTGCTCCTCGTCTTAATGAGAGGATCCTCTCTTCCTTGTCTAGACGCTCCGTAGCTGCTCATCCCTGGCACGATCTTGAGATTG GCCCTGGAGCTCCACAGATTTTCAACGTG GTGGTTGAGATCACAAAGGGAAGCAAGGTCAAATATGAACTTGACAAAAAGACTGGACTCATCAAGGTGGATCGTATTCTCTACTCATCAGTTGTTTACCCTCACAACTATGGTTTCGTCCCTCGCACACTTTGTGAAGACAATGACCCTATTGATGTATTAGTCATCATGCAG GAACCGGTGCTTCCAGGTTGTTTCCTGCGTGCCCGAGCTATTGGATTAATGCCTATGATTGATCAG GGTGAGAAAGATGACAAGATCATTGCAGTTTGTGTTGATGACCCTGAGTACAAGCATTACACTGACATCAAAGAACTTCCTCCTCACCGTCTCTCTGAGATCCGTCGTTTCTTTGAAGACT ACAAGAAGAATGAGAACAAGGAAGTTGCAGTTAATGATTTCCTGCCATCTGAGAAAGCTATTGAAGCTATCCAGTACTCAAT GGACCTTTATGCTGAATACATTCTCCATACCCTGAGACGTTGA
- the LOC106294575 gene encoding endoribonuclease Dicer homolog 1 encodes MVMEDERSNKDVNKPSYWLDACEDISCDLIDDLVSDFDPSSVAVAESIVNNDFFGGIDHILDSIKNGGGLPNNEAPQLNPGDVTKENGLQKSGVKRDDKEEGDKNRKRARVCSYQSEKNRKRTRSYEDTGGGHNKRRDGYNYYRRDGRGYWERDKVGSNELVYRSGTWEADHERDVKKESRRKGDEKGEEEEKKKKGKPEEQRKEKVVEEQARRYQLDVLEQAKAKNTIAFLETGAGKTLIAILLIKSVHKDLTSQNRKMLSVFLVPKVPLVYQQAEVIRNQTCFQVGHYCGEMGQDFWDARRWQREFESKQVLVMTAQILLNILRHSIIRMEAINLLILDECHHAVKKHPYSLVMSEFYHTTSKDKRPAIFGMTASPVNLKGVSSQVDCAIKIRNLETKLDSTVCTIKDRKELEKHVPMPSEIVVEYDKAATMWSFHEKIKQMIAAVEEAAKASSRKSKWQFMGARDAGAKEELKQVYGVSERTESDGAANLIHKLRAINYTLAELGQWCAYKVAQSFLTALQSDERVNFQVDVKFQESYLSEMVSLLQCELVEGAAAEKAATECSKPVNGDVNDEIEEGELPDDHVVSGGEHVDEVIGAAVADGKVTPKVQSLIKLLLKYQHTSDFRAIVFVERVVAALVLPKVLAELPSLGFIRCASMIGHNNSQEMKSSQMQDTISKFRDGQVTLLVATSVAEEGLDIRQCNVVMRFDLAKTVLAYIQSRGRARKPGSDYILMVERENVSHAAFLRNARNSEETLRKEAIERTDLSHLKDTSRLISIDAVPGTVYKVETTGAMVSLNSAVGLIHFYCSQLPGDRYAILRPEFSMEKHEKPGGHTEYSCRLQLPCNAPFEILEGPLCSSMRLAQQAVCLAGCKKLHEMGAFTDMLLPDKGSGQDAEKADQDEEGEPVPGTARHREFYPEGVADVLKGDWILSGKEVCESSKLFHLYMYSVRCEDSGSSKDPFLTEVSDFAVLFGNELDAEVLSMSMDLYVARAMITKASLVFKGSLDITESQLSSIKKFHVRLMSIVLDVDVEPSTTPWDPAKAYLFVPVTDSTKGINWELIEKITETTVWDNPLQRARPDVYLGTNERTLGGDRREYGFGKLRNNIGLGQQKSHPTYGIRGAVASFDVVRASGLLPVREEVERDVSQGKLMMADGCMVADNLIGKIVTAAHSGKRFYVDSICYDMSADTSFPRKEGYLGPLEYNTYGDYYKQKYGVDLNCKQQPLIKGRGVSYCKNLLSPRFEQSGESETILDKTYYVFLPPELCVVHPLSGSLVRGAQRLPSIMRRVESILLAVQLKNLISYPIPTSKILEALTAASCQETFCYERAELLGDAYLKWIVSRFLFLKYPQKHEGQLTRMRQQMVSNMVLYQYALLKGLQSYIQADRFAPSRWSAPGVPPVYDEDTKDGGGGSSFFDEEQKQASSEDVFEDGEMEDGELEGDLSSYRVLSSKTLADVVEALIGVYYVEGGKAAANHLMKWIGIHVEDDPEETEGAVKPVSVPESVLKSIDFVGLERALKYEFAEKGLLVEAITHASRPSSGVSCYQRLEFVGDAVLDHLITRHLFFTYTSLPPGRLTDLRAAAVNNENFARVAVKHKLHLYLRHGSSALEKQIREFVKEVLTESSKPGFNSFGLGDCKAPKVLGDIVESIAGAIFLDSGRDTSAAWKVFQPLLQPMVTPETLPMHPVRELQERCQQQAEGLEYKASRSGNTATVEVFIDGVQVGVAQNPQKKMAQKLAARNALAALKEKEIAESKEKAANGNAGDESENGNKKNGNQTFTRQTLNDICLRKNWPMPSYRCVKEGGPAHAKRFTFGVRVNTSDRGWTDECIGEPMPSVKKAKDSAASLLLELLNKTYS; translated from the exons ATGGTAATGGAGGATGAGCGTAGTAATAAGGATGTCAACAAGCCTTCTTACTGGCTAGATGCTTGCGAGGACATCTCTTGCGATCTCATCGACGACCTCGTCTCCGATTTCGATCCTTCCTCCGTCGCCGTCGCTGAGTCCATCGTCAACAACGACTTCTTCGGTGGGATCGATCACATTCTAGACAGTATCAAGAACGGTGGAGGCTTGCCAAACAACGAGGCTCCTCAGTTGAATCCTGGAGATGTTACCAAGGAGAATGGTTTGCAAAAGAGCGGCGTTAAGAGAGACGATAAAGAGGAAGGAGACAAGAACAGGAAGAGAGCTAGAGTTTGTAGTTACCAGAGCGAGAAGAATAGGAAACGGACTCGGAGCTACGAGGATACTGGTGGTGGTCATAACAAGAGAAGAGATGGTTACAATTATTACAGAAGAGACGGTAGAGGCTATTGGGAGAGGGATAAGGTTGGTTCGAACGAGCTTGTTTATCGGTCTGGTACTTGGGAAGCTGATCACGAAAGAGATGTTAAGAAAGAGAGCCGTAGAAAGGGTGATGAGAAGGGAGAGGAGGAGGAGAAGAAGAAGAAGGGTAAGCCTGAAGAGCAACGCAAAGAGAAAGTTGTGGAAGAGCAAGCGAGGCGGTATCAGTTAGATGTGCTTGAACAAGCTAAAGCTAAGAACACGATCGCTTTCCTTGAGACCGGTGCTGGGAAGACACTTATAGCCATTCTCTTGATCAAAAGTGTTCATAAGGATTTAACGAGTCAAAACAGAAAAATGCTCTCTGTGTTCCTGGTTCCCAAAGTGCCTTTGGTTTATCAGCAAGCGGAGGTGATACGTAATCAGACTTGTTTTCAAGTTGGACATTACTGTGGTGAGATGGGGCAAGACTTTTGGGATGCGAGAAGGTGGCAGCGAGAGTTCGAGTCTAAGCAGGTTCTTGTAATGACGGCACAGATTCTGTTGAATATACTGAGGCACAGCATTATCAGAATGGAAGCGATTAATCTACTGATCCTCGACGAGTGTCACCACGCTGTCAAGAAACATCCTTACTCACTTGTGATGTCAGAGTTCTACCACACAACGTCTAAAGATAAAAGACCTGCCATCTTTGGCATGACTGCTTCACCTGTTAATCTAAAAG GTGTTTCAAGCCAAGTAGATTGTGCGATAAAAATACGAAATCTCGAGACCAAGTTGGATTCTACGGTTTGCACGATAAAAGATCGGAAGGAACTAGAGAAACATGTGCCGATGCCTTCAGAGATTGTGGTGGAGTATGACAAAGCTGCTACAATGTGGTCTTTTCATGAGAAGATAAAGCAAATGATCGCAGCTGTTGAAGAAGCGGCGAAGGCGAGTTCGAGGAAAAGCAAGTGGCAGTTTATGGGGGCTAGGGATGCTGGAGCCAAGGAGGAGCTGAAACAGGTTTACGGCGTCTCCGAGAGAACGGAGAGCGATGGAGCTGCTAATTTGATTCATAAGCTTAGAGCTATTAATTATACTCTTGCTGAGTTGGGTCAATGGTGTGCTTACAAG GTGGCCCAATCGTTTTTGACTGCGTTGCAAAGTGATGAGAGGGTGAATTTTCAAGTGGATGTGAAGTTTCAAGAATCGTATCTCAGCGAGATGGTGTCGCTATTGCAATGTGAGCTTGTGGAAGGAGCTGCTGCTGAAAAGGCGGCCACGGAATGTAGCAAGCCAGTAAATGGTGATGTAAATGATGAGATTGAGGAAGGAGAGCTCCCTGATGATCATG TGGTCTCTGGAGGGGAGCACGTTGATGAGGTAATAGGAGCCGCAGTGGCTGATGGGAAAGTTACTCCGAAAGTTCAGTCGCTGATCAAACTACTCCTCAAGTATCAGCACACATCTGATTTTCGTGCTATTGTTTTTGTGGAGAGAGTCGTTGCTGCTTTGGTTCTTCCAAAG GTTTTAGCGGAGCTGCCTTCTCTTGGTTTCATACGGTGCGCCAGCATGATTGGTCACAATAACAGCCAGGAAATGAAGTCATCTCAAATGCAGGATACAATTTCTAAATTCCGAGATGGCCAA GTGACGCTGTTAGTGGCCACAAGCGTTGCTGAGGAAGGTCTTGATATCAGACAATGTAACGTTGTTATGCGTTTCGACCTTGCAAAGACGGTGCTGGCTTACATTCAGTCTCGTGGTAGGGCAAGAAAGCCTGGTTCAGACTACATACTCATGGTTGAGAG GGAAAATGTATCTCACGCAGCATTCTTAAGGAATGCTAGGAATAGTGAGGAGACGCTGCGAAAAGAAGCAATAGAAAGGACTGATCTTAGTCACCTCAAAGATACATCGAGGCTAATCTCCATTGACGCTGTCCCTGGTACAGTTTATAAGGTGGAGACAACTGGTGCCATGGTCAGCCTTAACTCCGCGGTTGGTCTCATACATTTCTACTGCTCTCAGCTTCCCGGTGACAG GTATGCGATTCTTCGTCCTGAGTTCAGCATGGAGAAACATGAAAAGCCTGGGGGACACACCGAGTATTCGTGCAGGCTTCAGCTCCCTTGCAACGCACCATTTGAAATACTCGAGGGTCCTCTTTGTAGTTCAATGCGCCTTGCACAACAG GCTGTATGTCTAGCTGGTTGCAAGAAACTGCATGAGATGGGTGCTTTTACGGATATGCTGTTGCCGGACAAGGGAAGTGGTCAAGACGCTGAGAAGGCTGACCAGGATGAAGAAGGTGAGCCTGTTCCTGGAACTGCTAGACACAGAGAGTTCTATCCAGAAGGTGTAGCAGATGTACTTAAG GGAGATTGGATATTATCAGGAAAGGAAGTATGTGAGAGCTCAAAGCTATTCCATTTATACATGTACAGTGTTAGATGTGAAGATTCTGGGTCTTCAAAAGATCCATTCTTAACCGAAGTTTCAGATTTCGCGGTTCTTTTTGGCAATGAGCTGGATGCAGAG GTATTATCGATGTCTATGGATCTTTATGTTGCTCGAGCCATGATCACCAAAGCATCTCTTGTTTTCAAGGGATCACTGGATATTACAGAAAGCCAG CTATCATCTATTAAAAAGTTTCATGTGAGGTTGATGAGTATCGTCTTAGATGTTGACGTCGAACCCTCCACAACACCATGGGATCCCGCAAAGGCCTACTTGTTCGTCCCCGTGACTGACAGCACGAAAGGGATCAACTGGGAACTAATTGAAAAGATAACTGAGACCACTGTGTGGGACAACCCGCTTCAGAGAGCTCGTCCGGACGTGTACCTCGGGACTAACGAGAGAACTCTTGGTGGGGACAGGAGGGAATATGGGTTTGGTAAACTCCGTAACAACATTGGATTGGGGCAGCAGAAATCTCACCCGACTTATGGTATTAGAGGAGCCGTTGCATCTTTTGATGTCGTGAGAGCTTCTGGATTGTTACCTGTGAGAGAGGAAGTGGAAAGGGATGTATCACAAGGGAAACTGATGATGGCAGATGGGTGCATGGTTGCAGATAATCTAATAGGGAAAATAGTGACAGCCGCACATTCAGGGAAGCGGTTTTATGTGGACTCTATATGCTACGATATGAGTGCAGACACATCATTCCCAAGGAAGGAGGGGTATCTAGGTCCTTTGGAATACAACACTTATGGTGACTACTACAAGCAAAA GTATGGAGTTGATTTAAACTGTAAGCAACAACCTTTGATCAAAGGACGAGGTGTCTCGTATTGCAAGAACCTTCTTTCTCCTCGGTTTGAACAGTCAG GTGAATCTGAGACGATACTTGATAAGACATATTACGTGTTTCTACCACCTGAACTATGCGTGGTGCATCCGCTTTCGGGTTCACTAGTCCGAGGTGCTCAGAGGTTGCCCTCTATAATGAGAAGAGTTGAGAGCATATTGCTCGCTGTTCAACTTAAAAACTTGATTAGTTATCCTATTCCAACTTCAAAG ATTCTGGAAGCCTTGACTGCAGCCTCGTGTCAGGAGACGTTCTGCTACGAGAGAGCAGAGCTCTTAGGAGACGCGTATCTGAAATGGATCGTTAGTCGTTTTCTGTTTCTCAAGTACCCGCAGAAGCACGAGGGTCAGCTCACAAGGATGAGACAGCAAATGGTCAGCAACATGGTTCTTTACCAGTACGCTCTTCTCAAAGGACTCCAGTCATACATCCAAGCGGATCGTTTCGCACCTTCTAGGTGGTCTGCTCCCGGCGTGCCTCCCGTTTACGACGAGGACACGAAAGACGGAGGAGGAGGATCTTCCTTCTTCGACGAAGAGCAGAAACAAGCCTCCTCCGAGGACGTGTTTGAAGACGGGGAGATGGAGGACGGTGAGCTAGAGGGTGACTTGAGCTCTTACCGAGTCCTATCTAGCAAGACCTTGGCTGATGTCGTCGAAGCTTTGATCGGTGTTTACTACGTGGAAGGAGGTAAAGCTGCGGCGAACCATTTGATGAAATGGATTGGGATCCACGTGGAGGATGATCCGGAAGAGACCGAAGGGGCGGTTAAACCGGTTAGCGTTCCGGAGAGCGTGCTCAAGAGCATAGACTTTGTTGGTTTAGAGAGAGCTTTAAAGTACGAGTTCGCGGAGAAAGGTCTTCTTGTGGAAGCGATAACACATGCTTCGAGACCGTCTTCGGGTGTTTCGTGTTACCAGAGGTTAGAGTTTGTTGGTGACGCGGTGTTGGATCATCTTATTACAAGACACTTGTTTTTCACGTACACGAGCCTTCCTCCTGGAAGGTTAACTGATCTTCGAGCTGCTGCGGTTAACAACGAGAACTTTGCTCGTGTTGCGGTTAAACATAAGCTCCACTTGTACCTTCGTCACGGCTCTAGCGCCCTAGAGAAACAG ATTCGAGAGTTTGTGAAGGAAGTTCTAACCGAGTCTTCTAAACCGGGGTTTAACTCGTTTGGTTTAGGAGACTGTAAAGCTCCAAAGGTTCTTGGAGATATAGTTGAATCCATTGCAGGTGCTATTTTTCTTGATAGTGGAAGAGACACAAGTGCTGCTTGGAAG GTTTTTCAACCTTTGCTACAACCAATGGTGACGCCAGAGACACTTCCGATGCATCCGGTACGAGAGCTGCAAGAGCGTTGCCAGCAGCAGGCAGAAGGGTTAGAGTACAAAGCGAGCCGGAGTGGTAACACGGCGACTGTGGAAGTTTTCATCGACGGTGTTCAAGTGGGAGTGGCGCAGAATCCTCAGAAGAAAATGGCTCAGAAGCTAGCGGCGAGGAACGCACTGGCAGCTTTGAAAGAGAAAGAGATAGCTGAGTCAAAAGAGAAGGCGGCAAACGGGAATGCAGGAGATGAGAGTGAGAATGGGAACAAGAAGAATGGGAATCAGACGTTTACGAGACAGACGTTGAATGATATTTGCTTGAGGAAGAATTGGCCAATGCCGTCTTACAG ATGTGTGAAGGAAGGAGGACCGGCGCATGCAAAGAGGTTTACATTTGGGGTAAGAGTGAATACAAGCGATAGAGGATGGACTGATGAATGTATTGGAGAGCCCATGCCGAGTGTTAAGAAGGCTAAAGATTCTGCTGCTTCTCTTCTTCTTGAGCTTCTAAATAAAACTTATTCTTGA